The following are encoded in a window of Oncorhynchus masou masou isolate Uvic2021 chromosome 17, UVic_Omas_1.1, whole genome shotgun sequence genomic DNA:
- the cldn1 gene encoding claudin-1: MANAGIQLLGFVLSFLGFIGLIASTIMAEWKLSSYAGDNIITAQAMYEGLWKSCVSQSTGQIQCKVYDSLLQLTGMVQGTRGLMVGAILLAGIAILVAMVGMKCTTCLAEDQEKKDKVALTGGIIIIIAGLCALVGTSWYGNRIAKEFYDPFTPTNSRYEFGKALFVGWGSACFTIIGGAFLCCNCSSEGSGKSSRYPPNRSAAPPGRDYV, translated from the exons ATGGCAAACGCGGGGATACAGCTCCTTGGATTCGTCTTGTCTTTTCTTGGCTTTATCGGGTTGATAGCATCCACGATCATGGCCGAGTGGAAACTGTCATCCTATGCTGGGGACAACATCATAACGGCGCAAGCCATGTACGAGGGGCTTTGGAAGTCTTGTGTGTCACAGAGCACTGGTCAAATCCAGTGTAAAGTGTACGATTCACTGCTCCAACTAACGG GGATGGTGCAGGGCACACGAGGTCTCATGGTGGGTGCCATCCTGTTGGCTGGCATTGCGATCCTGGTGGCCATGGTGGGCATGAAGTGTACCACCTGTCTGGCTGAGGACCAAGAGAAGAAGGACAAAGTTGCCCTGACTGGAGGAATCATCATCATTATCGCAG GTCTGTGTGCTCTGGTGGGGACTTCCTGGTACGGGAACAGAATAGCAAAGGAATTCTACGACCCCTTCACTCCTACAAATTCCAG GTATGAGTTTGGCAAGGCCTTGTTCGTAGGTTGGGGCTCTGCTTGCTTCACCATCATAGGTGGAGCCTTCCTCTGTTGCAACTGCTCCAGTGAAGGCTCAGGAAAGTCCTCCCGCTACCCCCCGAACCGCTCCGCTGCCCCACCAGGCAGAGACTACGTCTAG
- the zgc:153913 gene encoding carboxypeptidase N subunit 2, whose protein sequence is MWKYFDSMLWLMLHLSYQGNTSDINCPPRCQCFTPTKVMCSEESMRSMPMNISTQVKELVIMTTGMTHLGSITMQYSRHLTKLVFFNNLLQDVSTMAFDHLTGLEELEISGNSWLDCLNPGTFSKQRNLTKLLLNFNRFKSLNDGLFSSLQKLRTLQLKGNIISHLPRQLFQNLSIHALDLSLNMLTGVDNELLSGLSQLESLKLGYNMINVLLPDTFHNISHVKELCLQGNQISYLPQGVFSHLQKLEELNLRSNLITNVSSGTFPVGLRELDLKGNRLVQLSSDSFGRLTSLTHLFLSMNQLTNLPEDVFRNLTGLQNLDLSENQLTSLPGTIFQDLTKIEIIHLQNNNLSSLEAMLFEDQAFLEQLNLSENNLQTLPQGFFDTFLHENVMRLRRNPWSCDCHMLYLYDYVSEHGHLVEDLSNVYCKGPEPLRGHSLVSLERDQLVCPGNFSSRAKATPFQGLEERPHPSKCTVQFINDNMTIECKVTKCSPLRLMVHFKEGDGTTSEYIMKKDWAESSQCSNGTITLTV, encoded by the coding sequence ATGTGGAAATACTTTGATTCCATGTTATGGCTGATGCTCCACCTCTCTTACCAAGGGAACACTTCCGACATAAATTGTCCTCCCAGATGCCAGTGTTTCACGCCGACTAAGGTGATGTGTTCTGAGGAGAGCATGAGAAGCATGCCCATGAACATCTCCACACAGGTGAAGGAGTTGGTCATTATGACGACGGGAATGACGCACCTGGGCTCGATCACGATGCAGTACAGCCGCCATCTCACCAAGCTGGTCTTCTTCAACAATTTGCTGCAGGATGTCTCCACCATGGCCTTTGATCACTTGACCGGGCTCGAGGAGCTGGAGATCAGCGGCAACTCTTGGCTGGATTGTTTGAACCCAGGTACTTTCAGCAAACAGAGAAACCTCACCAAGCTTTTGCTCAACTTCAACAGGTTCAAGTCACTGAATGACGGCCTCTTCAGTTCACTTCAGAAGCTGAGGACTCTTCAGCTGAAGGGCAACATCATCTCCCACCTGCCCAGGCAGCTCTTCCAGAACCTGAGTATTCACGCTCTTGACCTGTCCCTGAACATGCTCACAGGGGTGGATAATGAGCTCCTCAGCGGCTTGTCCCAGCTGGAGTCCCTCAAACTGGGCTACAATATGATCAATGTCCTCTTGCCCGACACTTTCCACAACATCTCCCACGTGAAAGAGCTTTGCCTGCAGGGAAACCAGATATCTTACCTCCCTCAGGGTGTCTTTTCACATTTACAGAAACTAGAGGAGCTGAACCTTCGCAGCAACTTGATCACAAATGTGAGCTCTGGAACCTTTCCCGTTGGCTTGAGAGAGCTGGATCTCAAAGGCAACAGGCTGGTTCAGCTTTCGTCTGACTCATTCGGCCGTCTAACCAGTCTCACACACCTGTTTCTGTCAATGAACCAGCTCACTAACCTTCCAGAGGATGTCTTTCGGAACCTGACGGgcctgcaaaacctggacctctCGGAGAACCAGCTCACATCGCTGCCGGGAACTATCTTCCAAGATCTCACAAAGATTGAAATCATCCACCTGCAGAATAACAACCTGAGCTCTCTGGAGGCCATGCTGTTTGAGGACCAGGCCTTCTTGGAGCAGCTGAACCTCTCAGAGAACAACCTCCAGACCCTTCCTCAGGGCTTCTTTGACACGTTCTTACACGAGAACGTGATGAGACTGCGCAGGAACCCCTGGAGCTGCGACTGCCACATGCTATATCTGTATGACTATGTGTCGGAGCACGGTCACTTGGTGGAGGACCTGAGTAATGTGTATTGTAAAGGCCCTGAGCCTTTGAGAGGACATAGTCTGGTCTCCTTAGAGAGGGACCAGCTGGTGTGTCCAGGTAATTTCTCTTCTAGAGCCAAAGCTACCCCCTTCCAAGGCTTGGAAGAGAGACCACACCCTAGCAAGTGTACTGTCCAGTTCATCAACGACAACATGACTATCGAGTGCAAAGTGACTAAATGTTCCCCATTGAGACTTATGGTGCATTTCAAAGAAGGGGACGGCACCACATCTGAGTACATTATGAAAAAGGACTGGGCAGAATCTTCACAGTGTAGCAATGGGACTATAACTCTCACTGTGTGA